The Bombus terrestris chromosome 4, iyBomTerr1.2, whole genome shotgun sequence genome has a window encoding:
- the LOC125385027 gene encoding uncharacterized protein LOC125385027, with translation MKWITVTGDLKGISSNWPGKTTEQKGNRSKSFRSNSFDVSTLHGAKSKLSGSSKAAISTFMSPSNWFTKRHQPMSKKPEDLVTPSLSLKLDKSKVVKAVKSYGTNTKSYGTTLVEPKWTLRTKLILWSETFSFSFLRDKGEVFGSAIEKMLTAQKGNDTGASGSSGKPSVSPNKPMSGKVTNWFSNTKNQNRNQTESSEPSLCSSLKDLFNN, from the exons atgaagtggataacggtaaccggagatctgaagggaatttcttcAAACTGGCCCGGAAAAACGACCGAACAGAAAGGAAATCGATCGAAGAGCTTCCGTTCCAACAGCTTCGACGTGTCGACATTGCACGGAGCTAAAAGTAAGCTTAGCGGATCCTCGAAAGCCGCTATTTCGACCTTTATGTCACCGTCGAATTGGTTCACGAAGAGACACCAACCGATGTCGAAGAAGCCGGAAGATTTGGTAACGCCCAGTTTAAGTCTCAAGTTGGATAAATCGAAGGTAGTGAAGGCGGTGAAGTCGTATGGGACAAACACAAAGTCGTATGGGACAACACTAGTGGAACCAAAGTGGACGCTCAG aacgaagctcattctctggagtgaaacttttagtttctctttcttacgcgataaaggagag GTATTTGGTAGCGCAATTGAGAAGATGTTAACGGCGCAAAAGGGAAACGATACGGGGGCTTCCGGGTCGAGCGGAAAGCCCTCGGTATCTCCGAACAAACCAATGTCAGGCAAAGTGACAAATTGGTTTTCAAATACCAAGAATCAAAATCGGAATCAGACGGAATCCAGCGAACCGTCTCTCTGTTCTTCCCTAAAGGACCTATTCAACAATTAA